From one Pedobacter faecalis genomic stretch:
- a CDS encoding PQQ-dependent sugar dehydrogenase — protein MISKICMRLTAASFMLFASAFSYGQLPAKPEDNRFTRVVLQQKLEEPMQFQVLNDGRVLYAERKGKLKVYTPGTSKMDVIADFAVSREYVSKTGERSEGEDGLQGVILDPNYSKNHWIYIFYSPKDVSVNRLSRFTWTGGKLNMATEKKMLDVVVQREECCHVGGGMLFDKDGNLYLSTGDNTFSRSSDGFTPIDERPGESPKDAQKSSGNTNDLRGKILRIHPEPDGSYTIPEGNLFPKGMEGTRPEIYTMGNRNPWRLSIDSKTGYLYWGEVGPDGSNSSELRGPMSYDEFNMATKAGNYGWPYFIGNNQAYRYYNFATKESGDWYDPKRPVNNSPNNTGLKVLPPAVGAMVWYPYVGSAEFPEVLSGGRSAVGGPIFRQADFPNVKGAFPAYYDGKWLVTDWVRGWILAITLDENGQYKSMERFLPNLTLRGPIDMKFGPDGSLYVLEYGNGYFKDNPEAQLIKIEYNGGNRKPVVQVAANKTAGGLPLKVQLSSAGTEDFDKDPLTYEWKITKNGKLISTRKEENPEINLLSAGVYKATLTVTDPSGAKNSKSVEIAAGNSIPDVKFNFTRGNSSFYFPGNTISYAVSVSDKEDGSLANKRILPAQVSVSINYLTEGYDLTVIAQNQSRFDASAQHATAKALMAKSDCAACHNVDTKSLGPSFRQIALKYKGSKTAEPALVKKVINGGAGVWGDAMMPAHSSMSTAQVSTIIKYIMSLSEKAQVAKNRPVTGTYTTNLQPGQTNKGTFIFRAAYRDKGASMAAPQLGEHVVVLRHPLMQVQQADGFRGINFNDDKSVATVSEKGAYIHLKNIDLTDLNAIELTGTDDAAPAVFEVRTGSPEGAVISTSVSSDGKKRHAVLSPQKGRSNVYIVFPDGSGKVSSIEVKI, from the coding sequence ATGATTAGTAAGATTTGTATGAGGCTTACAGCCGCATCTTTTATGCTGTTTGCTTCGGCGTTTTCATATGGCCAACTGCCCGCCAAACCTGAAGATAACCGGTTTACCCGGGTGGTGCTGCAGCAGAAGCTGGAAGAGCCTATGCAGTTCCAGGTATTGAACGATGGACGTGTGCTATATGCGGAAAGAAAGGGAAAACTGAAGGTTTACACACCTGGTACCAGTAAAATGGATGTTATTGCCGATTTTGCGGTGAGCCGTGAATACGTCAGTAAAACCGGGGAGCGATCGGAAGGGGAAGACGGACTGCAGGGTGTGATCCTGGATCCGAACTATAGCAAGAACCATTGGATCTATATCTTCTATTCGCCCAAAGATGTGTCGGTAAACCGCCTGTCGCGTTTTACCTGGACAGGGGGTAAGCTGAATATGGCTACCGAGAAAAAGATGCTCGACGTAGTGGTGCAGCGTGAAGAATGCTGCCACGTAGGTGGGGGTATGCTGTTCGATAAGGATGGCAATCTTTATCTGAGTACGGGCGACAATACCTTCTCGCGTTCATCGGATGGCTTTACGCCGATCGACGAGCGTCCGGGTGAGAGCCCGAAAGACGCCCAGAAGTCGTCGGGCAATACCAACGACCTGCGCGGAAAGATTCTGCGGATCCATCCTGAACCGGATGGCAGTTACACCATTCCGGAGGGTAACCTCTTTCCTAAAGGCATGGAAGGAACCCGTCCCGAGATCTATACGATGGGCAACAGGAACCCATGGCGGTTGTCGATAGACAGCAAAACGGGTTATCTGTACTGGGGTGAGGTTGGCCCCGACGGCTCCAACTCCTCTGAATTGAGAGGCCCGATGTCGTACGACGAGTTTAATATGGCGACCAAGGCGGGTAATTATGGCTGGCCGTATTTTATCGGCAACAACCAGGCTTACCGGTATTATAACTTTGCTACGAAGGAGTCGGGCGACTGGTACGATCCCAAACGTCCGGTAAATAATTCGCCGAACAATACGGGTTTGAAAGTCCTGCCACCCGCTGTAGGTGCTATGGTTTGGTACCCTTATGTAGGTAGCGCTGAGTTTCCGGAAGTGCTGAGCGGTGGCCGGAGTGCGGTTGGCGGACCCATATTCCGACAGGCAGATTTCCCTAATGTGAAGGGGGCCTTCCCGGCTTATTATGATGGCAAATGGCTGGTGACCGACTGGGTTCGTGGCTGGATTTTGGCGATTACCCTGGACGAAAATGGTCAGTATAAATCCATGGAGCGTTTCCTTCCTAACCTTACTTTACGCGGACCAATCGACATGAAGTTTGGTCCGGATGGCAGTCTCTACGTGCTGGAATACGGAAACGGCTATTTCAAGGACAATCCCGAAGCTCAGCTCATTAAGATCGAATATAACGGGGGTAACCGTAAGCCGGTGGTGCAGGTGGCGGCCAACAAAACCGCAGGCGGTCTGCCGCTAAAGGTACAGTTATCGTCGGCCGGAACAGAGGATTTTGATAAGGACCCGCTGACCTACGAATGGAAGATCACCAAGAACGGAAAGCTGATCTCGACCCGTAAAGAAGAAAACCCGGAGATCAATCTGCTTAGCGCGGGGGTGTATAAAGCCACATTGACGGTAACCGACCCATCGGGTGCTAAAAACAGTAAGTCGGTGGAAATAGCGGCGGGCAACAGCATACCGGACGTAAAGTTCAACTTTACCAGGGGCAACTCTAGCTTCTATTTCCCGGGCAATACCATCAGTTATGCTGTGAGCGTATCCGACAAGGAAGATGGCAGTCTGGCCAACAAACGTATTCTGCCCGCACAGGTGTCGGTTTCCATCAATTACCTTACGGAAGGATACGACCTGACCGTTATAGCGCAGAACCAAAGCCGTTTCGACGCCTCTGCACAGCATGCTACGGCTAAAGCGCTGATGGCCAAAAGTGATTGCGCGGCCTGTCATAATGTGGACACCAAATCGCTCGGCCCTTCCTTCCGTCAAATTGCCCTGAAATATAAGGGAAGTAAGACTGCCGAACCGGCTTTGGTAAAGAAGGTGATCAATGGCGGCGCTGGCGTATGGGGCGATGCGATGATGCCCGCGCATTCGTCTATGAGCACCGCGCAGGTGAGCACCATCATTAAGTATATCATGAGCCTGAGTGAGAAGGCGCAGGTAGCTAAGAATCGCCCGGTTACCGGCACCTATACCACCAATCTGCAGCCCGGTCAGACGAATAAAGGTACATTTATCTTCCGCGCGGCGTATCGCGACAAGGGCGCAAGCATGGCGGCGCCGCAGTTGGGCGAGCATGTTGTGGTGCTTCGTCACCCCCTGATGCAGGTGCAGCAGGCCGATGGATTCCGCGGGATCAACTTTAACGACGATAAATCTGTAGCCACGGTAAGCGAGAAAGGCGCCTATATTCATTTGAAGAATATAGACCTGACAGACCTCAATGCGATTGAGTTGACCGGCACCGACGACGCAGCGCCGGCTGTGTTCGAAGTGCGAACCGGCAGTCCGGAAGGAGCAGTGATCAGTACCTCAGTGAGCAGCGATGGGAAAAAACGACATGCGGTGTTGTCGCCACAAAAGGGCCGCAGCAACGTGTACATTGTATTTCCAGACGGATCGGGCAAGGTAAGCAGTATAGAAGTCAAAATTTAG
- a CDS encoding sugar phosphate isomerase/epimerase family protein: MKSIHRNLCLLMFAALGLTACKSMNNKGKIENHPEAKLGWQLGSQAYTFKNFSFFEAVRKIDSCNLRYVEAFPGQTIGGGIAGKMDPKMDEATRKAILDKMKTTNVKLVAFGVYGAGSEAEWEQAFRFCKAMGIQTITSEPDEKFIPLLSKLCDEYQINLAIHNHPDPSHYWNPETVLRVIKGHSKRIGACADIGHWVRSGLDPVACLKLLDGHVLHSHMKDLNEKSKKGHDVHWGEGVSNIPGVIAELKRQDFKGTISAEYEYNWNSNSVDVAASVVNFRKLVAQQ, translated from the coding sequence ATGAAATCAATACACAGAAATCTTTGCCTGCTTATGTTCGCCGCCCTAGGTTTAACCGCCTGCAAAAGCATGAACAATAAGGGTAAAATAGAAAACCATCCTGAAGCCAAACTTGGCTGGCAATTGGGCTCACAGGCCTACACCTTTAAAAACTTTAGCTTTTTTGAAGCCGTTAGAAAAATAGACAGCTGCAATCTCCGTTACGTGGAAGCCTTTCCGGGGCAGACCATAGGTGGGGGCATTGCAGGAAAGATGGATCCTAAAATGGATGAAGCAACGAGAAAGGCGATCCTGGATAAAATGAAGACCACCAATGTTAAACTGGTCGCTTTTGGCGTATATGGCGCGGGTAGTGAAGCTGAATGGGAGCAGGCCTTCCGTTTTTGCAAGGCCATGGGTATTCAGACGATTACCTCTGAACCTGATGAAAAATTTATTCCGCTCTTGTCTAAACTTTGCGATGAGTACCAGATCAACCTGGCTATTCACAACCACCCGGATCCTTCACACTACTGGAACCCGGAGACGGTATTGCGGGTTATTAAAGGTCATAGCAAACGTATTGGTGCATGTGCCGATATTGGCCACTGGGTACGTTCGGGACTTGATCCTGTAGCCTGCCTTAAGCTGCTGGACGGGCACGTGCTGCATTCGCACATGAAAGACCTGAACGAGAAAAGTAAAAAGGGACATGATGTGCATTGGGGCGAGGGCGTGTCTAACATCCCCGGTGTTATTGCAGAGCTTAAGCGCCAGGATTTTAAAGGAACCATCTCGGCTGAATACGAATACAACTGGAACAGCAACAGCGTTGATGTAGCAGCCAGCGTAGTGAATTTTCGGAAACTTGTAGCACAACAATAA
- a CDS encoding alpha-L-rhamnosidase C-terminal domain-containing protein, with protein sequence MYRKNFSLLTVLFMLTQTLSAQLPPVFKESPKGMEVDKRARVYLSPTRILWQSDATGKYVKDAGQLLKPGNGQGELVNKNMVTLLSDAKHKGGLLLDFGKELQGGLQIVTGMMKKNAPVKIRVRFGESAAEAMSETGSPATATNDHAIRDFTVDVPWLGALEIGNTGYRFVRIDLVDPNTELLLKEVRAIFVYRDIPYLGTFKSSDERLNKIWETGAYTVHLNMQQYLWDGIKRDRLVWVGDMHPEVTTISNVFGYNEVVPKSLDLIRDITPPNQWMNGISAYSMWWVIIHRDLYRYNGDLAYLQAQKEYMVKLLDHLITKVDANNKETLDGRFLDWPSSENQPAIHAGLQALMVMTLQAGAEMLTLLKDESAADRYRSVAGRMKTYIPEMNGSKQAAALLALADMVPKEQAAGLISDGGAKNFSTFYGYYMLQALAKAGKYQEAMDIIKTYWGAMLDLGATTFWEDFNMDWLPNAGRIDELVPADKKDIHGDYGAYCYVGFRHSLAHGWASGPTSWLTEHVLGIQVLEPGCKSIRIEPHLGDLQYAEGSFPTPYGVVKVKHTRQADGKVRTAVDAPKQVKVIRVK encoded by the coding sequence ATGTATAGAAAGAATTTTTCCCTCCTCACGGTATTGTTTATGCTCACGCAAACCCTGTCTGCCCAACTGCCACCTGTTTTTAAAGAAAGCCCGAAAGGCATGGAGGTCGACAAGCGCGCCAGGGTTTACCTGAGCCCTACGCGCATCCTGTGGCAGTCGGACGCCACGGGAAAGTACGTGAAGGATGCCGGTCAGCTCCTAAAGCCGGGCAACGGTCAGGGCGAGCTGGTCAACAAAAACATGGTTACGCTGCTGAGCGATGCGAAGCATAAAGGCGGTCTGCTGCTCGATTTCGGTAAGGAGCTTCAGGGCGGCCTGCAGATCGTTACCGGCATGATGAAGAAGAATGCTCCTGTTAAAATTCGTGTCCGCTTTGGAGAATCTGCAGCCGAGGCTATGTCTGAAACCGGTAGTCCCGCTACGGCCACCAACGATCACGCGATACGCGATTTTACCGTAGATGTACCTTGGCTGGGGGCACTTGAGATCGGCAATACCGGTTACAGGTTTGTGCGCATAGATCTGGTGGACCCCAACACGGAACTCCTCCTTAAAGAGGTACGGGCCATCTTTGTGTACCGCGACATTCCTTACCTGGGTACGTTTAAGAGCAGCGACGAGCGCTTAAACAAGATATGGGAAACAGGCGCTTACACGGTGCATCTTAACATGCAGCAGTATTTGTGGGACGGGATTAAGCGCGACCGCCTGGTGTGGGTAGGTGATATGCATCCGGAGGTAACCACCATCAGTAACGTATTTGGATACAATGAAGTGGTCCCAAAGAGTCTGGATCTGATTCGTGACATCACACCGCCCAATCAATGGATGAACGGCATTAGCGCGTATTCCATGTGGTGGGTGATCATTCACCGCGACCTGTACCGGTACAATGGTGATCTGGCTTACCTGCAGGCGCAAAAGGAATATATGGTTAAACTGCTCGATCACCTGATCACGAAGGTCGACGCCAACAACAAAGAAACGCTCGACGGCAGATTCCTGGACTGGCCATCCAGCGAAAACCAGCCAGCCATTCATGCAGGGTTGCAGGCCCTCATGGTGATGACACTCCAGGCGGGCGCGGAAATGCTGACCTTACTTAAGGATGAAAGCGCTGCCGACAGGTACCGGTCGGTAGCCGGGCGTATGAAAACCTACATCCCTGAAATGAATGGCTCTAAACAGGCGGCTGCATTGCTGGCACTGGCAGATATGGTTCCGAAAGAACAGGCTGCGGGTTTGATTTCTGACGGCGGGGCTAAGAATTTTTCGACTTTTTATGGCTACTATATGCTTCAGGCACTTGCAAAAGCAGGGAAGTACCAGGAGGCGATGGACATTATCAAAACGTACTGGGGTGCCATGCTCGACCTGGGCGCCACTACATTCTGGGAAGATTTTAATATGGACTGGCTGCCCAATGCCGGCCGCATCGATGAACTGGTGCCCGCCGACAAAAAGGATATTCACGGCGATTACGGTGCGTATTGCTATGTGGGCTTTCGCCACAGTCTGGCCCACGGCTGGGCTTCGGGCCCTACCTCATGGCTTACGGAGCATGTACTCGGCATACAGGTACTTGAGCCGGGCTGTAAAAGCATTCGCATCGAGCCACACCTGGGCGATTTGCAGTATGCCGAAGGCAGTTTTCCGACGCCTTATGGTGTAGTTAAGGTGAAGCATACCAGGCAGGCCGATGGCAAAGTGAGAACGGCGGTCGACGCCCCCAAACAGGTAAAAGTTATTCGCGTAAAATGA
- a CDS encoding DUF3307 domain-containing protein has product MEINLLFKLIVAHLLTDFVFQPDSWVEDKKKNKAKSTKLMWHALLTAAVAYLISGLYGNIVIPLVIFITHYLIDLAKLYLKDSFRNFMLDQLAHLVVIILLWLGVEQNLDSISLWFQSLSAHPAFWLITAGYIFVSWPLGIIIGKATHKWRNQIALEQAKRNELANETLLTGEESGTKEEEPLGLASAGKWIGICERILILTFVLMQQYTAIGFLMTAKSILRFSEKETNTQLKTEYILVGTLVSFACSALVGVLIQVLMVP; this is encoded by the coding sequence ATGGAAATTAACCTGTTGTTTAAGCTGATCGTAGCGCATTTGCTCACCGATTTCGTTTTCCAGCCCGATTCCTGGGTAGAAGATAAAAAGAAAAACAAGGCAAAATCGACAAAGCTGATGTGGCATGCGCTGCTGACCGCGGCAGTGGCCTACCTGATTTCGGGGCTGTACGGGAATATCGTGATCCCGCTGGTCATCTTTATCACCCACTACCTCATCGATCTTGCCAAACTATACCTCAAGGATAGCTTTAGAAACTTTATGCTCGACCAGCTCGCGCACCTGGTCGTCATCATCCTGTTATGGCTGGGCGTTGAACAAAACCTTGATAGCATAAGCCTTTGGTTTCAATCCCTTTCTGCACATCCGGCTTTTTGGCTGATCACGGCAGGATATATATTCGTAAGCTGGCCGCTCGGCATCATCATTGGAAAAGCCACTCATAAGTGGCGAAACCAGATCGCCCTTGAGCAGGCAAAGCGAAATGAACTGGCCAACGAAACACTACTTACCGGAGAAGAATCCGGCACAAAAGAAGAAGAACCGCTGGGACTGGCAAGCGCAGGCAAATGGATCGGGATTTGCGAAAGGATATTGATCCTCACTTTCGTCCTCATGCAGCAATATACCGCTATCGGTTTTTTAATGACCGCCAAATCCATCCTGCGTTTTAGTGAAAAGGAAACCAACACCCAGCTTAAAACAGAATATATCCTGGTAGGGACATTGGTGAGCTTTGCCTGTTCAGCGCTGGTAGGTGTGCTGATACAAGTGCTTATGGTGCCTTGA
- a CDS encoding DUF2683 family protein: MATIVVHPQKDQLKAVKAILKALKVPFEETKGEKLPQHVLDGMKISDQQISAGRVKKFTTVEDLLGI; the protein is encoded by the coding sequence ATGGCAACCATTGTAGTACATCCTCAAAAAGATCAGCTGAAAGCTGTTAAAGCAATTTTAAAAGCCTTGAAAGTTCCTTTTGAAGAAACAAAGGGAGAAAAACTTCCCCAACACGTACTTGATGGAATGAAGATTTCTGACCAACAAATTTCAGCAGGGCGAGTTAAAAAATTTACTACTGTTGAAGATTTGTTAGGCATTTAG
- a CDS encoding fasciclin domain-containing protein, with protein sequence MKNFRFTKLKSVAVFAAFSAAVLLVSCKKDDDRVVVPDTSIAAIVSANSNFSLLKTALVQAGLTEALSGTGNFTVFAPNNAAFAAAGLDTEAKIKAVPVENLKKILLYHVLGQRVPASAIATASNTQVKTYNDLTVYVTKNSSGVFVNGAAVTQADVAASNGVIHVINMVLMPPSGNIVEAAQGNANFSFLVAAVLRASQGSTNVAQVLSGAGPLTVFAPTNQAFINAGFASVAAIQAADPAVLTNILTYHVVPGRVLSSDLTEGAKPVTANGASLTVTLSGGAKVKGNSNTTASAITSANMLTSNGVIHVIDQVLMP encoded by the coding sequence ATGAAAAACTTTAGATTTACCAAATTGAAAAGCGTAGCTGTGTTCGCTGCGTTTTCTGCTGCGGTGCTGCTGGTTTCATGCAAAAAAGACGACGATAGGGTCGTAGTGCCGGATACGAGCATCGCTGCCATTGTTTCGGCCAACAGTAATTTCTCTTTGCTGAAAACAGCGCTGGTACAGGCTGGCCTTACTGAAGCGCTGTCGGGCACCGGAAACTTTACCGTGTTTGCACCTAACAATGCGGCATTTGCTGCCGCGGGTCTCGACACAGAAGCGAAAATTAAAGCTGTTCCTGTAGAAAACCTGAAAAAGATATTATTGTACCATGTTCTTGGTCAGCGCGTTCCGGCTTCGGCTATTGCCACCGCCAGCAACACGCAGGTTAAAACCTATAACGACCTGACTGTTTATGTTACCAAGAATTCCTCAGGTGTATTTGTGAACGGCGCTGCGGTAACGCAAGCGGATGTTGCCGCGAGCAATGGCGTGATACACGTGATCAATATGGTGTTGATGCCGCCTTCCGGAAATATCGTTGAGGCCGCGCAGGGCAATGCCAACTTCAGCTTTCTTGTAGCTGCGGTATTAAGGGCTAGTCAGGGCAGCACCAATGTAGCGCAGGTGCTTTCGGGTGCCGGACCGCTTACGGTATTCGCGCCAACCAATCAGGCCTTTATCAATGCAGGTTTTGCCAGTGTAGCTGCCATTCAGGCCGCAGATCCAGCTGTGCTTACCAATATTCTGACTTATCACGTAGTTCCTGGAAGGGTTTTGTCGAGCGATCTGACAGAAGGAGCTAAGCCGGTTACAGCAAATGGCGCTTCGTTAACCGTAACACTATCTGGCGGTGCCAAAGTAAAAGGAAATTCTAATACTACCGCATCGGCCATTACGTCGGCCAACATGCTTACGAGCAATGGCGTCATTCACGTTATCGATCAGGTATTGATGCCGTAA
- a CDS encoding MarR family winged helix-turn-helix transcriptional regulator — MYYDLILEMVRLVQVYEQESETDAPDVHSFGQWLNEYMVREGHQVLPEPEWDGKANGRSADSVINTTLVHLYRYAKLQAKHAIADTAFSTPDDFIYLITLVSFGSMTKTALIKRNVHEKSAGMQIIKRLLDGGLVTQTPIDTDKRNRMIHITEKGKQHLEENMSSIRQASRNVTEPLSDQEKMDLIRLLTKLETFHEGRLRGE; from the coding sequence ATGTATTACGATTTAATTTTAGAAATGGTTCGGCTTGTTCAGGTTTACGAGCAAGAATCTGAAACAGATGCCCCCGATGTGCATTCCTTTGGGCAATGGCTGAATGAATACATGGTAAGGGAAGGGCATCAGGTATTGCCGGAACCCGAGTGGGACGGCAAAGCGAACGGGCGCTCAGCCGACAGCGTGATCAACACAACGTTGGTGCACCTTTACCGCTACGCCAAACTTCAGGCAAAGCACGCCATAGCCGATACCGCTTTCTCCACCCCCGATGATTTTATTTACCTGATCACGCTGGTCTCCTTTGGAAGCATGACTAAAACCGCCCTCATCAAAAGAAACGTCCATGAAAAGTCGGCCGGCATGCAAATCATTAAACGACTGCTTGATGGCGGACTTGTAACACAAACGCCCATCGACACCGATAAAAGAAACCGGATGATCCATATCACCGAGAAAGGCAAACAACATTTAGAAGAAAATATGTCGAGTATCCGTCAGGCCTCAAGAAATGTAACAGAACCTTTGTCGGACCAGGAGAAAATGGATTTGATCAGGCTGCTTACCAAACTTGAGACTTTTCATGAGGGCCGTTTGCGGGGTGAGTAA
- a CDS encoding helix-turn-helix transcriptional regulator — protein MIFEYSPSERVTLLEAFAEFADSRVDNGVVKLSDRIGSGYVKGVKLGGSLRMMLLDGLLKEELLFKRLASEQAPRHVTLTFQMDQFPSVRITSANIDYEISIPAGAPLRLVILSVNYEDLFALVGPDNEAGRLQRILTGRGPYFYEEDFPIAMQKVVDEMVSADMNSLSYLFYNAKSRELIYMLFLQLLSGGRGQTYPINGADVRTAYAVRDLILADLSLGPSLPALAQAVHISESKLKRLFKQVFGQTIYNYYQHYRMKRAAQLIREERLSVSEAGYRLGFSNLSHFTRVFHQHMSTNPKKYSALTHPANGPHEKSQVW, from the coding sequence ATGATCTTCGAATACAGCCCGTCTGAAAGGGTAACCTTGCTGGAAGCTTTTGCCGAGTTTGCGGACAGCCGGGTGGATAACGGTGTGGTCAAATTATCTGACCGGATAGGGTCGGGCTATGTGAAGGGCGTTAAGCTAGGGGGTTCACTGCGGATGATGCTTCTGGATGGCTTGCTTAAGGAGGAGCTTCTGTTTAAAAGGCTGGCCTCGGAACAAGCTCCACGGCATGTTACGCTTACCTTCCAGATGGATCAGTTTCCCTCGGTAAGAATCACCTCGGCGAATATCGACTATGAGATCAGCATACCTGCCGGTGCGCCGCTGCGTCTGGTCATTCTCTCTGTAAATTATGAGGATTTGTTTGCGCTCGTAGGCCCCGATAATGAGGCCGGTCGATTGCAGCGTATTCTTACGGGCCGCGGACCGTATTTCTATGAGGAGGATTTTCCTATAGCCATGCAGAAGGTTGTTGATGAGATGGTTAGTGCTGATATGAATAGCCTTAGTTATCTCTTCTATAATGCCAAGAGCCGTGAGCTTATCTATATGCTCTTCCTGCAGTTGTTGAGCGGGGGGCGTGGACAAACGTACCCGATCAACGGGGCTGATGTACGAACGGCTTATGCCGTAAGGGATCTGATTCTTGCTGATCTTAGCCTGGGGCCGAGTTTGCCGGCACTTGCGCAGGCGGTTCATATCAGCGAGAGTAAATTAAAAAGGCTTTTTAAACAGGTATTCGGGCAAACGATCTACAACTACTATCAGCATTACCGGATGAAGCGGGCGGCTCAGCTTATCCGTGAAGAAAGGTTATCTGTTTCGGAGGCAGGGTACAGACTGGGATTTTCCAACCTGAGCCATTTTACCCGGGTGTTTCATCAGCATATGAGCACAAATCCCAAAAAGTATTCCGCCCTTACTCACCCCGCAAACGGCCCTCATGAAAAGTCTCAAGTTTGGTAA
- a CDS encoding amidohydrolase family protein, protein MKKHITAVINAKVFNGTELLGAQPVVFSENGIISVGAEIPEDAEIVDGSGCTLVPGLIDAHTHTSVDSLRYALSFGVTTELEMMGGFTSTGRAAQLANITDIADVRSAGMGLTAPGGHPDELIPKGEGIPDFVLKEMEKMSEAEREAFIAAHEKQHQEEQEGPDVTTLEGAVQFVRRQVGSGADYFKVMIEEGTVMNAPGLPLIEEKVMAAAVDEAHRLGKIAIAHVLTAEAASTAVRIGIDGLAHLYIDRPDCTPDLVKAIAANNIFLTPCLVLNASIVGQTACDIAKDARVATKLDEKWAKTMCSCFHTFPQGNLQDSFDNLMELHRAGVDILVGTDVSVPVPHLGGLAHGASVHHELQLLVQAGFTPTEALRAATSVTARRFSLTDRGEISEGKRADLILVEGNPTENISDTLSLKHIWKAGKEFIPNNTHD, encoded by the coding sequence ATGAAAAAGCATATCACCGCTGTTATCAACGCAAAAGTGTTCAACGGCACCGAGCTACTGGGTGCTCAGCCTGTAGTTTTCTCTGAAAATGGTATTATCAGCGTGGGGGCCGAGATCCCCGAAGATGCGGAAATCGTGGACGGCTCGGGCTGCACCCTAGTTCCCGGCCTAATTGACGCACACACGCATACGTCGGTCGACAGCCTCCGCTATGCCCTATCTTTTGGCGTAACCACCGAACTCGAAATGATGGGCGGATTTACCAGCACAGGCAGGGCGGCGCAGCTCGCCAATATTACCGACATCGCCGATGTGCGCTCGGCCGGCATGGGCCTCACAGCCCCAGGCGGACATCCCGACGAACTCATTCCTAAAGGCGAGGGCATTCCTGACTTTGTGCTTAAAGAAATGGAAAAGATGAGTGAAGCAGAACGAGAGGCGTTTATCGCGGCACATGAAAAACAGCACCAGGAAGAGCAGGAAGGACCCGACGTGACTACCCTTGAAGGAGCGGTGCAGTTTGTACGCCGGCAGGTGGGCAGCGGGGCGGATTATTTTAAAGTCATGATTGAAGAAGGCACAGTGATGAACGCACCCGGACTCCCGCTTATCGAGGAAAAGGTGATGGCTGCCGCCGTAGATGAAGCGCACAGATTGGGTAAGATCGCTATCGCACACGTGCTGACCGCTGAAGCGGCGTCGACCGCCGTTCGTATTGGTATCGACGGACTGGCACATTTGTACATCGACCGGCCCGACTGTACTCCTGATCTCGTTAAGGCGATAGCTGCCAATAACATTTTCTTGACGCCATGCCTGGTACTGAACGCATCGATAGTCGGCCAAACCGCCTGCGATATCGCCAAAGATGCCAGGGTGGCGACCAAGCTCGATGAAAAATGGGCTAAAACGATGTGTTCTTGCTTCCATACTTTTCCTCAGGGCAATCTGCAGGACAGCTTCGACAACCTGATGGAGCTGCACCGCGCCGGTGTCGACATCCTGGTAGGCACAGACGTTTCCGTTCCAGTTCCGCATCTGGGCGGACTAGCACACGGCGCCAGCGTACATCACGAACTTCAGTTGCTGGTACAGGCCGGATTTACGCCCACCGAAGCCCTGCGTGCCGCAACCTCAGTCACCGCCCGCCGGTTCAGTCTCACCGACCGCGGCGAGATCAGCGAGGGAAAACGGGCCGACCTGATCCTTGTGGAAGGCAATCCGACTGAAAATATTTCGGATACCTTATCCCTCAAACACATCTGGAAAGCCGGGAAGGAATTTATCCCCAACAATACCCATGATTGA